A part of Pectinophora gossypiella chromosome Z, ilPecGoss1.1, whole genome shotgun sequence genomic DNA contains:
- the LOC126380648 gene encoding peroxisomal biogenesis factor 3 — MFSSFKSFLHRHKRKFIVTGAVFGGLYLLTNYAQRKLREWQENEAKKFFEMTRKKQHFESTERTCNQTILSLSKIVSESILSVLNTEEIVQKLQENPENKLELWEQLKIMIFTRICVLVYALCILQVTLRVQLNIIGGYLYRDSVHDEQSLIDSDLQAKYLSLCHHFVGPGVEDLVRHIEKAVKRVLEPVSLKKKITLQEVEQMFWSIQTILCTDTVEGDPVRKMVYYLVGHTEINEAKLDTIVKETMDILESDEITSVTMSSVSRSFSSVIDEVANLFVSKSVPVTKNHLELGEDHVITNGALKLGTPATPFVDVNKAELHLVKLLPVINELVTKNTCKENTNIPDLLTQQLTLNDKLKLLGANIYEVFSSA; from the coding sequence ATGTTTTCGAGTTTCAAAAGCTTTTTACACCGCCACAAGAGGAAGTTCATAGTCACTGGTGCAGTGTTTGGTGGGTTGTACTTGTTGACAAATTATGCTCAGCGTAAACTGAGAGAATGGCAGGAGAATGAGGCAAAGAAGTTCTTTGAGATGACACGCAAGAAACAACATTTTGAAAGCACAGAACGCACTTGCAACCAGACAATTCTGTCGTTATCCAAAATTGTCTCGGAAAGCATTTTAAGCGTACTCAACACGGAAGAAATAGTgcaaaagctgcaagaaaacccaGAGAATAAATTAGAGCTATGGGAGCAGTTGAAAATTATGATTTttaccaggatttgtgtcctTGTGTATGCATTGTGTATACTTCAAGTGACCTTAAGAGTACAACTGAACATTATAGGAGGATACCTATATAGAGATTCTGTTCATGATGAGCAGTCACTCATAGACAGTGACCTACAAGCTAAGTACTTGTCTTTGTGTCATCACTTTGTAGGGCCGGGTGTGGAGGACTTAGTCAGACACATAGAAAAGGCAGTAAAAAGAGTTCTGGAGCCTGTgtcattaaaaaagaaaattacccTTCAAGAAGTGGAACAAATGTTTTGGTCTATTCAAACTATTTTATGCACAGACACTGTAGAAGGAGATCCCGTAAGGAAAATGGTATATTACTTAGTTGGTCACACAGAAATAAATGAAGCAAAACTTGACACAATTGTAAAGGAAACAATGGATATTTTAGAAAGTGATGAAATTACCTCTGTGACAATGTCATCAGTAAGTCGAAGCTTTTCATCTGTGATTGATGAAGTTGCAAACTTATTTGTTTCAAAGTCAGTTCCAGTGACTAAGAATCATTTAGAACTTGGCGAGGATCATGTCATAACAAATGGAGCATTAAAATTAGGAACACCGGCCACCCCCTTTGTAGATGTGAATAAAGCAGAATTACATCTAGTAAAGCTTTTACCTGTGATCAATGAACTGGTAACTAAGAACACATGCAAAGAGAATACTAACATTCCAGACCTCCTGACCCAGCAACTTACACTGAACGACAAGTTGAAACTGTTGGGTGCAAATATATATGAGGTGTTCAGTAGTGCATAG
- the LOC126380659 gene encoding proteasome assembly chaperone 2 yields MTQKSIWKFYEDHDLNGYTLIIPSVAVGNVGQLACDLLISSLDMQKIASMYSPALIPVLGYDPYDLNSDNLSSCCEVYKCVSRNVAVLQLRAPLVYKYAREFLENLVKTYKEKQIKDIIILSSSFAHEKKHILTSPFRYMTNDICSHKNGIVALNWMEHESPDGTLKIYGGGFATLLFEISSENGMPCLILYKYCSEGDNIPDAYDMINYLTDIVPLFKDKSDLLSQLVQPVSWKLLFGRPPPRDIY; encoded by the coding sequence ATGACTCAGAAAAGCATTTGGAAATTTTACGAAGACCATGATTTAAATGGCTATACGCTAATAATCCCGAGTGTTGCTGTGGGTAACGTGGGACAACTCGCCTGTGACTTGCTGATTTCCAGTTTGGATATGCAAAAAATAGCATCCATGTACAGTCCTGCACTCATTCCGGTGTTGGGGTATGACCCTTATGATCTCAACTCCGACAATCTTTCAAGTTGCTGCGAAGTTTACAAGTGTGTTTCAAGAAACGTTGCAGTCTTACAGCTGCGAGCACCGCTGGTTTACAAATATGCGCGAGAATTTTTAGAAAACTTGGtcaaaacatacaaagaaaagcaaataaaggatattattatactatcaaGTAGTTTTGCACATGAGAAAAAACATATTCTTACTTCGCCTTTTAGATACATGACCAATGACATTTGTTCTCATAAGAATGGCATTGTTGCTTTAAATTGGATGGAACACGAGTCACCTGATGGCACTTTGAAGATATATGGCGGAGGATTTGCAACACTTCTATTTGAAATCAGTTCAGAAAATGGGATGCCATGTCTAATATTATACAAGTACTGCTCAGAAGGAGACAACATTCCAGATGCTTATGATATGATTAATTATTTAACAGATATTGTGCCTCTATTCAAGGATAAAAGTGATCTCTTGTCACAGCTTGTGCAACCTGTCTCATGGAAGCTGCTGTTTGGCCGACCACCACCACGTGACATTTATTGA